The genomic window CGGGTAAATCACTGGCGGAGTTTAAATTTGAAAAAGCTCACAATATTTCGTGTATGGGTGTTTACGCTGATGGCCTATTTTCTAGTTCCGCTGAATTTAACGATGCTTTGAAGGAAAATGATAAGATCATTCTATTTGGCACTCGCAACCAATTACGCAAGTTCTCCGATGCAATATAATCTGCTGTGAGACAATGTTTAAATTTACCAGCCCCCGCTCTGATGGCACTGCTGTACTTAAGTTGGATTACGGTCGGTGCCTTGTTATTGATGCTACCTGTCGCATCCACTGACGGTATCACTTGGTCAGATGCGTTCTTTACCGCAACCTCAGCTGTAACTGTTACTGGCTTAGTCGTCGTTGATACCGGAACAGCGTTCACAACATTTGGACAAGGCGTCCTTATGCTGTTGATACAGCTCGGAGGCATGGGCCTAATGACATTTGCGGTCTTGGTCCTCTCATCTTTAGGCATGCAAATTGGTCTAGCACAACTGCAATTCCTTCGAGAAGAGATGGGACTAGCCTCTCTTGGAGGATTGCTCAACATTGTCTGGGTGGTGTTTAGGGTCGTGTTGGTTTGCGAGTTGATTGGCATGGCCATCATGGCATTTGTTTTCGTGCCAGAATTTGGTTGGCGAGAAGGCTTATGGCTGGCCGCCTTTCATTCGATATCAGCTTTCAACAATGCTGGCTTCTCATTATTTTCCAATAGCCTTATGGAGTATGTTGATAGTCCCCTGATAATATTTACGATTTCCGTACAGTTCATTGTAGCGGGTCTGGGCTTCGCGGTGCTGTCTGACATTTTAGTCTATGGAAAATGGCAAAAATTCTCTTTGCATACACGCTTGATGTTGGTCGGAACACTCAGCTTAATTCTTATCTCCTGCCTTGGTTATGGCATTCTGGAATGGAACAACCCTGAGACACTCGGAAGCTTAGCAAGTCCGGGGGAAAGAATGAATGCAATATGGTTTGAGGCAGTTACGCCCCGAACGGCCGGCTTCAATGCCATGAATACGGCGGCTATGCAGGACAGCACAACACTTATGACGATGGTCTTAATGGTCATTGGAGGTGGTAGCACATCCACTGCAGGCGGCATAAAAGTGACGACTGCTGTCGTGCTTTTACTGGCGACAATAGCGTTTTTTCGCAATTCAGGAAGAATGAAAGCCTTTGGATACAGTGTAGGTTTACAGCAAGGCCTGAAGGTGATGGCGCTATTGACGATCAGCCTTTTTGTTGTTTTGACAGGCTTATTCTTGATTGTCGCAACGCATGAAATTGACTTTTTAACAGCTGCATTTGAAGTTACCTCAGCGTTTGGAACCGTAGGATTGAGCCAAGGCGCGACAGGTGAGCTTAACGACTTTGGCAGAGCAATAATCTGCTTGATTATGTTCTTGGGCAGACTCGGCCCTCTGACCCTTGGGTTCTTCCTCGCGTCGAAAACAAAACCAAGAATACAGTATCCCGAGGGAACTATCTACTTAGGCTAGCGTCCGAATAATGAAATTATCGGCTTTGTC from Litorimonas taeanensis includes these protein-coding regions:
- a CDS encoding TrkH family potassium uptake protein — translated: MRQCLNLPAPALMALLYLSWITVGALLLMLPVASTDGITWSDAFFTATSAVTVTGLVVVDTGTAFTTFGQGVLMLLIQLGGMGLMTFAVLVLSSLGMQIGLAQLQFLREEMGLASLGGLLNIVWVVFRVVLVCELIGMAIMAFVFVPEFGWREGLWLAAFHSISAFNNAGFSLFSNSLMEYVDSPLIIFTISVQFIVAGLGFAVLSDILVYGKWQKFSLHTRLMLVGTLSLILISCLGYGILEWNNPETLGSLASPGERMNAIWFEAVTPRTAGFNAMNTAAMQDSTTLMTMVLMVIGGGSTSTAGGIKVTTAVVLLLATIAFFRNSGRMKAFGYSVGLQQGLKVMALLTISLFVVLTGLFLIVATHEIDFLTAAFEVTSAFGTVGLSQGATGELNDFGRAIICLIMFLGRLGPLTLGFFLASKTKPRIQYPEGTIYLG